From one Microcoleus sp. bin38.metabat.b11b12b14.051 genomic stretch:
- a CDS encoding glycosyltransferase family 4 protein: protein MKITFVLPTLCLTGGIRVISIFAERLRKLGHEVFVISVPHPQPSLRQQVKSLLRGRGWIGTPENEPSFFDKLDVKQKITDRYRPVEDKDVPDADVVVATWWETAEWVAKLSPSKGAKAYFLQHHEVFDYLPQGRVEATWMLPMHKITISHWLVNLARTKYGDRQVSLAPPSVDTKQFYACPRHKQSVPTIGMMYSTIYWKGTDIALKAFSLAAKKIPNLRLVAFGVDAPSPELPLPANAEYIIQPDQDKIKDYYSKCDAWLLASRSEGFGLPIIEAMACRTPVISTPAGAAPEILSGGSGILVRPEDPEEIAKAIEYIYQLPDAEWQALSEAAYAKVVNYSWEDATAHFEAALKVAVDKSQQRDVKIISSSPYYVKEEPVNPEPQELPATNKKIEVSC from the coding sequence ATGAAAATCACGTTTGTTCTTCCTACTCTGTGTCTGACTGGTGGAATCCGAGTAATATCTATCTTTGCGGAACGTTTGAGAAAGCTAGGACACGAAGTGTTCGTGATCTCCGTACCTCACCCGCAACCGAGTCTGCGCCAGCAAGTCAAGTCACTGTTGCGGGGACGAGGTTGGATTGGTACACCTGAAAACGAACCTTCATTTTTCGACAAATTAGATGTCAAACAAAAAATTACCGATCGCTACCGTCCGGTAGAGGACAAAGACGTGCCTGACGCTGACGTAGTAGTTGCAACCTGGTGGGAAACCGCCGAGTGGGTAGCAAAACTCTCCCCCAGCAAAGGAGCAAAAGCTTATTTTCTCCAGCACCACGAAGTTTTCGACTATTTACCTCAAGGTAGAGTGGAAGCCACCTGGATGCTGCCAATGCACAAAATTACTATCTCTCATTGGTTGGTGAATCTGGCTCGGACGAAATACGGCGATCGCCAAGTTTCCTTAGCTCCTCCTAGTGTGGACACCAAGCAATTTTATGCCTGTCCTCGCCACAAACAATCGGTTCCGACAATTGGCATGATGTACTCCACAATTTACTGGAAAGGAACCGACATCGCCCTGAAAGCTTTTTCCCTAGCTGCTAAAAAGATTCCCAACCTGCGCCTGGTGGCCTTCGGTGTAGATGCCCCATCCCCGGAATTGCCCCTGCCAGCCAATGCCGAGTATATAATTCAACCAGACCAAGACAAAATCAAAGACTATTACAGCAAGTGCGATGCGTGGCTGCTGGCGAGCCGCTCTGAAGGCTTCGGATTGCCGATTATTGAAGCGATGGCGTGCCGGACTCCGGTCATCAGTACCCCAGCAGGCGCTGCTCCTGAAATTTTGAGCGGCGGTAGCGGCATACTCGTAAGACCCGAAGATCCTGAAGAAATAGCAAAAGCCATAGAGTATATCTATCAGTTGCCGGATGCCGAGTGGCAAGCCCTGTCGGAAGCAGCCTATGCCAAGGTAGTCAATTACAGTTGGGAAGATGCCACTGCTCATTTTGAAGCGGCATTGAAAGTTGCTGTAGACAAATCTCAACAGCGGGACGTTAAAATAATTTCCTCTTCTCCCTACTACGTAAAGGAAGAACCCGTGAACCCAGAACCACAAGAATTACCAGCGACCAACAAAAAAATCGAGGTTTCATGCTAG
- a CDS encoding L,D-transpeptidase has translation MNNIIKSTYLRRAGTFCAGCVLTVAAFCGGLAPAFAAEQHNTIANRIMQLQQSSQRWIEIDLSRQKLIAWEGNKPVYAVNISSGKSSTPTRTGTFAVQTKYRVARMTGDDYDVPDVPYTMYYDGGNAIHGAYWHNLFGNPVTHGCTNVAVNHAKWLFNWASVGTPVVVHKSEI, from the coding sequence ATGAACAACATTATTAAATCTACTTACTTGCGTCGTGCTGGAACTTTCTGTGCTGGCTGCGTCTTAACAGTTGCGGCATTCTGCGGCGGGCTTGCTCCAGCATTTGCAGCCGAACAACACAACACAATTGCCAATAGAATTATGCAGTTGCAGCAATCCAGCCAGCGCTGGATTGAAATTGATTTGTCTAGACAAAAATTAATAGCATGGGAAGGAAATAAACCAGTTTATGCGGTGAATATTTCCAGCGGCAAATCATCGACTCCCACCCGCACGGGAACCTTTGCCGTTCAAACCAAATATCGCGTTGCTAGAATGACTGGGGATGATTACGATGTGCCGGACGTTCCCTATACAATGTATTACGACGGCGGTAATGCAATTCACGGCGCTTACTGGCACAATTTGTTTGGCAATCCCGTCACTCACGGCTGCACCAATGTAGCGGTAAATCACGCTAAATGGTTGTTCAACTGGGCCTCGGTGGGGACGCCTGTGGTGGTGCACAAATCGGAGATTTAA
- a CDS encoding glycosyltransferase family 4 protein, which translates to MRVLSKYTELLQKRGHKIVIVSTPQKQPTSIQQLRSLIKGKGWLPPLPKEESHFDNMDVECHVLETHRQITNRDVPDADIIMATWWETAEWVAALSPSKGAKVYFIQHYEAFDYLPQGRVEATWRLPMHKIVVAKWLADIAREKYNDLCISVVPPTVDTKKFYDVQSQAQQPRGKQSVPTVGMYYTTTPWKGCKMAIEAFSLAAKKIPNLRLVAFGSGDTPPPDLLLPPGTEYNISPTQEELTKFYSKCDAWLFSSISEGFGLPIIEAMACGTPVIGTTAGAAPELLAGGGGILVNIKDSEAMAKAIEQISQLSDAEWQIMSENALNTVKNYTWEDSTALFEAALYAALERQAQLTDKA; encoded by the coding sequence ATGAGGGTGTTATCTAAGTACACAGAACTTCTTCAAAAGCGAGGACACAAAATAGTCATAGTCTCTACACCACAGAAACAACCGACTTCGATCCAACAATTGCGATCGCTGATCAAAGGTAAGGGCTGGCTGCCGCCTCTGCCGAAAGAAGAGTCTCACTTTGACAATATGGATGTCGAATGTCACGTGCTCGAAACCCACCGTCAAATTACCAACCGTGACGTACCGGATGCCGATATTATTATGGCTACTTGGTGGGAAACGGCTGAGTGGGTGGCCGCACTCTCCCCGAGCAAAGGAGCGAAAGTATATTTTATCCAACACTACGAGGCTTTTGACTACCTACCTCAAGGTCGAGTAGAGGCAACTTGGCGCCTGCCGATGCACAAAATCGTTGTGGCTAAGTGGCTAGCAGACATAGCTCGGGAAAAATACAACGATTTGTGCATATCTGTCGTCCCTCCCACCGTGGACACCAAAAAGTTTTACGATGTCCAGTCCCAAGCCCAGCAGCCACGAGGCAAGCAGTCAGTTCCCACAGTCGGGATGTACTATACTACAACTCCTTGGAAAGGCTGCAAGATGGCGATCGAGGCTTTCTCTCTAGCTGCTAAAAAAATTCCCAACCTCCGTTTAGTTGCCTTTGGTTCGGGGGACACTCCTCCTCCCGATTTGCTGCTCCCCCCGGGTACTGAGTATAATATATCACCAACTCAAGAGGAACTGACCAAATTTTACAGTAAATGCGATGCTTGGCTGTTTTCCAGCATCTCCGAAGGCTTCGGCTTGCCAATTATCGAAGCAATGGCTTGCGGCACTCCAGTCATCGGCACGACGGCTGGTGCGGCTCCAGAACTGCTGGCTGGCGGGGGTGGAATCCTGGTCAATATCAAAGACTCAGAGGCTATGGCAAAAGCGATCGAGCAGATTAGTCAGTTGTCTGATGCCGAATGGCAGATCATGTCTGAGAATGCTTTAAATACGGTAAAA
- a CDS encoding CPBP family intramembrane glutamic endopeptidase produces the protein MLDTGDRFTALSALALLVPAASIGSLAALSVTGSWGQPLSALCQVWLLVFPIAWSVLVDRQKLHLSLPKRRELLAGAIWGIFMFAVIVGIYSLFGQHWIDPVAAKQKAQQLGINSHNIYLIIEAYFVLINSLIEEFTWRWFVCNKCQILIPGKPAIFLSSLLFTLHHILVIAAYSDWRAVILGSFAVWGAGIIWSQCYLTYRSLWPSYISHAIADLALAIIAWQILFN, from the coding sequence ATGCTAGACACGGGCGATCGCTTCACAGCACTATCGGCTCTCGCACTGCTTGTCCCGGCTGCAAGCATTGGCTCCTTAGCAGCATTGTCTGTTACTGGAAGCTGGGGACAACCACTGTCGGCGTTGTGTCAAGTTTGGTTGCTGGTTTTCCCGATCGCCTGGTCTGTTTTAGTCGATCGACAAAAACTGCATTTATCTCTCCCCAAGCGCCGAGAATTGCTCGCTGGAGCCATTTGGGGAATATTCATGTTTGCAGTAATTGTGGGTATTTACAGCCTTTTCGGTCAGCACTGGATCGATCCTGTAGCTGCCAAACAAAAAGCGCAGCAATTAGGTATTAACAGCCATAATATTTACTTAATAATTGAAGCATATTTTGTGCTAATTAACTCACTAATTGAAGAATTTACTTGGCGGTGGTTTGTCTGCAACAAATGCCAGATTCTGATACCGGGAAAACCCGCCATATTTCTCAGTTCGCTATTGTTCACGCTCCACCACATTTTGGTAATTGCAGCCTACAGCGACTGGCGCGCAGTGATTTTAGGCTCATTCGCTGTCTGGGGAGCCGGGATAATTTGGTCGCAGTGTTATCTGACTTACCGTTCGCTGTGGCCTAGTTATATCAGCCACGCGATCGCAGATTTAGCCCTGGCAATTATTGCTTGGCAAATCCTCTTTAACTAG
- a CDS encoding Hsp70 family protein produces MAIAIDFGTSNTVVARWNQALQQPETLKLPGLSAISVQTPPLIPSLLYVEDAAQSKVLLGQQVRDKGLDLSGNSRFFRNFKRGIGTSVQGFVPELDGQMVDFQRVGEWYLSEIVRSIRELPLSIDSLVFTVPVDSFEAYRHWLGKVSESLQVEQVRMLDEPTAAALGYGLADRSILLVIDFGGGTLDLSLVRPESSGNKKPLGFLLKWGEKLLAQSSAQKAKVARVLAKAGQNLGGSDIDNWLVDYFVKTKGLTKSPITARLAERLKIQLSLVNKAVEVYFDDENFESYELELDRDGFESILAEHQFFENLDECMNQVLQQARRQGLEIGDIDAVLLVGGTVQIPAVQRWVQQYFDPAKIRCDKPFEAIAQGALQLSQGVEIKDFLYHSYGIRYWNRRDNCHSWHSLIKSGQSYPMSEPVELVLGASLENQPSIELIIGELGAETGGTEIYFDGDRLITRQIAGETSVQALNDKDGARSIAQLTPPGYPGSDRVKIFFRVDEQRFLRITVEDLLTNETLLEDRPVVQLS; encoded by the coding sequence ATGGCGATCGCAATTGACTTTGGAACTAGCAACACTGTCGTCGCTCGCTGGAATCAGGCCCTCCAGCAGCCGGAAACTTTGAAATTACCGGGATTGTCGGCAATCTCGGTTCAAACTCCACCCTTAATTCCCAGTTTGCTCTACGTTGAGGACGCTGCTCAAAGTAAAGTCTTACTGGGTCAGCAAGTCCGCGACAAAGGTCTCGATCTGAGTGGAAATTCTCGGTTTTTTCGGAATTTTAAGCGGGGGATCGGCACTTCTGTTCAGGGTTTTGTCCCGGAACTGGACGGGCAAATGGTTGATTTTCAACGAGTAGGTGAGTGGTATTTGAGCGAAATTGTCAGGTCAATTCGCGAATTGCCTTTGTCGATAGATTCTTTGGTGTTTACTGTGCCGGTAGATAGTTTTGAAGCTTACCGCCATTGGCTGGGTAAAGTTTCTGAATCTCTGCAAGTAGAACAGGTGCGGATGTTGGACGAACCGACGGCGGCTGCTTTGGGTTATGGTTTAGCCGATCGCTCCATTCTATTAGTGATTGATTTCGGCGGTGGCACTCTGGATCTTTCCTTGGTGCGGCCAGAGAGTAGCGGTAACAAAAAACCCCTGGGTTTTCTACTCAAATGGGGCGAGAAGTTATTGGCCCAATCTTCCGCCCAAAAGGCAAAAGTTGCCCGGGTTTTGGCTAAAGCGGGACAAAATTTGGGCGGTTCTGATATTGATAATTGGCTGGTTGACTATTTTGTCAAAACAAAAGGATTGACAAAATCTCCGATTACGGCGAGATTGGCAGAACGGTTAAAGATTCAGTTATCTTTGGTAAATAAGGCGGTTGAGGTTTATTTCGATGATGAAAATTTTGAGAGTTACGAATTAGAATTAGATCGAGATGGCTTTGAATCTATCCTCGCCGAACATCAGTTTTTTGAGAACCTCGACGAGTGCATGAATCAAGTATTGCAGCAAGCGCGGCGTCAAGGCTTAGAAATTGGCGATATCGATGCAGTTTTGCTTGTGGGCGGTACAGTCCAAATTCCTGCGGTGCAGCGTTGGGTGCAGCAATATTTCGATCCGGCAAAGATTCGGTGCGACAAACCGTTTGAGGCGATCGCCCAAGGTGCTCTACAATTGAGTCAAGGCGTAGAAATCAAAGATTTTCTTTATCACAGTTACGGCATTCGCTACTGGAACCGCCGTGACAATTGCCACAGTTGGCACAGTTTAATTAAATCCGGTCAGTCTTACCCAATGAGCGAGCCGGTAGAATTAGTCTTGGGAGCTTCTTTAGAAAATCAGCCCAGCATAGAATTAATTATCGGCGAATTGGGAGCGGAAACTGGCGGCACGGAGATTTATTTTGACGGCGACAGGCTAATTACTCGCCAAATCGCGGGCGAAACATCGGTACAAGCGCTAAATGACAAAGACGGAGCTCGCAGTATCGCGCAATTGACGCCACCTGGGTATCCGGGGAGCGATCGGGTCAAAATCTTCTTCCGGGTTGACGAACAGCGATTTTTGCGGATTACTGTTGAAGATTTGTTGACCAATGAAACGTTGTTAGAGGATAGGCCAGTAGTGCAGCTAAGTTAA
- a CDS encoding type II toxin-antitoxin system RelE/ParE family toxin has product MSDYLVITARSAQKDLDALPVEISSRIYPQINALAVVPRPPGCLKLKGEKNGWRIRVGDYRVIYTIDDDSQTIDISRQDCIHSQIIWKLSAFICVHLLFICGSCIHQRFMQSCLVKCVTDEKFTKGDIKSGYIKMIQCDRQIAVHNNLK; this is encoded by the coding sequence ATGTCTGATTACTTGGTCATTACTGCACGTTCGGCTCAAAAAGACCTGGATGCTCTGCCCGTTGAAATCAGCAGTCGCATTTATCCCCAGATAAATGCTTTAGCAGTTGTGCCCCGTCCCCCAGGCTGTCTCAAGTTAAAGGGGGAGAAAAACGGCTGGCGAATTCGGGTTGGCGATTACAGGGTAATATACACCATTGATGACGACAGCCAGACGATCGATATCAGTAGACAAGATTGCATTCATTCACAAATTATCTGGAAACTATCTGCGTTTATCTGTGTTCATCTTCTTTTCATCTGCGGTTCCTGTATTCATCAAAGATTTATGCAATCTTGTCTAGTAAAGTGCGTCACCGACGAGAAGTTTACCAAGGGTGATATTAAGTCCGGTTACATCAAAATGATACAGTGCGATCGCCAGATCGCAGTACACAACAATCTGAAATAG
- a CDS encoding bifunctional 4-hydroxy-2-oxoglutarate aldolase/2-dehydro-3-deoxy-phosphogluconate aldolase, producing the protein MNHQSWLTLLKKHRAIAVIRSSDKEVAWQMASAVAAGGIQFIEITWNTHKAPELIAELRSEFPTFSIGTGTLLNLEQLQQAIDCGAQFLFTPHTDVTMIQAAVDAGVPIVPGAFSPTEIMAAWEAGATCVKVFPISGLGGAAYLRSLQGPLSGIPLIPTGGVTLENAKVFIDAGAIAVGLAGDLFPKHLVQDRDWGAIVQIAKTLTQNLTTC; encoded by the coding sequence ATGAATCATCAATCTTGGTTGACACTACTAAAAAAACACCGCGCGATCGCCGTCATCCGTTCCTCCGACAAAGAAGTCGCTTGGCAAATGGCATCAGCAGTAGCAGCAGGCGGAATTCAGTTTATAGAAATTACTTGGAACACCCACAAAGCGCCTGAATTAATTGCCGAACTCCGCTCCGAATTCCCTACTTTTAGTATTGGTACCGGCACTTTATTAAACTTAGAACAGTTGCAGCAAGCCATAGATTGCGGCGCTCAATTCTTGTTTACTCCCCACACCGATGTAACGATGATTCAAGCAGCAGTTGATGCCGGAGTGCCGATCGTCCCCGGTGCTTTTTCTCCCACAGAGATTATGGCAGCCTGGGAAGCGGGGGCTACCTGCGTCAAAGTATTTCCGATATCCGGTTTGGGAGGTGCGGCTTACCTGAGGAGCCTGCAAGGCCCTCTGAGCGGGATTCCTTTGATTCCCACGGGCGGGGTGACGCTAGAAAATGCCAAGGTATTTATTGACGCTGGGGCGATCGCCGTTGGTTTGGCCGGAGACTTATTTCCCAAACACTTAGTGCAAGATCGAGATTGGGGGGCGATCGTTCAAATTGCCAAAACTCTTACTCAAAACTTAACAACTTGTTAA